Proteins from one Elephas maximus indicus isolate mEleMax1 chromosome 12, mEleMax1 primary haplotype, whole genome shotgun sequence genomic window:
- the JPT2 gene encoding jupiter microtubule associated homolog 2 isoform X1 encodes MFQELESEGGRGDSRAMKPPGGDSSNLFGSPEEAVPTSRPNRMASNIFGPTEEPQNIPKRTNPPGGKGSGIFDELTPVHTRQRQNPPGGKTSDIFGSPLASTSPLAHPNKPKDHVLLREGEDPKPDLPAMASTLSREGPSEKGGTRGTDPAMEPEPTTKVDSHEPRLGPRPRSHNKVLNPPGGKSSISFY; translated from the exons ATGTTCCAGGAGCTGGAGAGCGAAGGCGGCCGGGGCGACTCCAG GGCCATGAAACCTCCAGGAGGAGACTCGAGCAACCTTTTTGGAAGCCCAGAAGAAGCTGTTCCTACCAGCAGACCCAATAGGATGGCATCTAATATCTTTGGACCAACTGAAGAACCTCAGAACATACCGAAGAGGACAAACCCCCCAG GCGGGAAAGGAAGTGGCATCTTTGACGAGTTGACACCTGTGCACACCCGGCAGCGTCAGAACCCGCCTGGTGGGAAGACCAGTGACATTTTCGGGTCCCCGCTTGCTTCCACTTCACCCTTGGCACACCCGAACAAGCCCAAG GACCATGTTTTGTTACGTGAAGGAGAAGATCCAAAACCAGACCTTCCAG CCATGGCGAGCACCCTCTCAAGAGAGGGGCCGAGTGAGAAGGGCGGCACGAGAGGCACGGACCCCGCCATGGAGCCAGAGCCCACAACCAAGGTGGACAGCCACGAGCCCCGGTTGGGGCCAAGGCCACGCTCCCACAACAAAGTCCTGAACCCCCCTGGAGGCAAGTCCAGCATCTCCTTCTACTAA
- the JPT2 gene encoding jupiter microtubule associated homolog 2 isoform X2, with translation MKPPGGDSSNLFGSPEEAVPTSRPNRMASNIFGPTEEPQNIPKRTNPPGGKGSGIFDELTPVHTRQRQNPPGGKTSDIFGSPLASTSPLAHPNKPKDHVLLREGEDPKPDLPAMASTLSREGPSEKGGTRGTDPAMEPEPTTKVDSHEPRLGPRPRSHNKVLNPPGGKSSISFY, from the exons ATGAAACCTCCAGGAGGAGACTCGAGCAACCTTTTTGGAAGCCCAGAAGAAGCTGTTCCTACCAGCAGACCCAATAGGATGGCATCTAATATCTTTGGACCAACTGAAGAACCTCAGAACATACCGAAGAGGACAAACCCCCCAG GCGGGAAAGGAAGTGGCATCTTTGACGAGTTGACACCTGTGCACACCCGGCAGCGTCAGAACCCGCCTGGTGGGAAGACCAGTGACATTTTCGGGTCCCCGCTTGCTTCCACTTCACCCTTGGCACACCCGAACAAGCCCAAG GACCATGTTTTGTTACGTGAAGGAGAAGATCCAAAACCAGACCTTCCAG CCATGGCGAGCACCCTCTCAAGAGAGGGGCCGAGTGAGAAGGGCGGCACGAGAGGCACGGACCCCGCCATGGAGCCAGAGCCCACAACCAAGGTGGACAGCCACGAGCCCCGGTTGGGGCCAAGGCCACGCTCCCACAACAAAGTCCTGAACCCCCCTGGAGGCAAGTCCAGCATCTCCTTCTACTAA